The Desulfonatronovibrio hydrogenovorans DSM 9292 genome includes a window with the following:
- the fliW gene encoding flagellar assembly protein FliW → MDKKEQRKINSRLGQILVDEQKSIHFPRGLIGMERAKDFVLLQIKPDSPFYLLQNLENSRLGLLVADPFAFISDYQVHLGRTEERILQNPKASDLAIMVTMTIPQGCPEKATLNMTGPIVINISRRMGMQIAQSDPEMKTKIVLSELHQINGGIGKKS, encoded by the coding sequence ATGGACAAGAAAGAACAAAGAAAGATAAATTCAAGGCTGGGTCAGATCCTTGTGGATGAACAAAAATCGATCCACTTTCCCCGGGGACTCATCGGTATGGAGCGGGCCAAGGATTTTGTTCTGCTGCAGATCAAGCCCGATTCTCCATTCTATCTGCTCCAGAATCTGGAAAATTCAAGGCTGGGTTTGCTGGTGGCTGATCCCTTTGCCTTTATATCCGACTACCAGGTCCATCTGGGCAGAACTGAAGAGCGGATACTGCAGAATCCCAAGGCCTCTGATCTGGCCATCATGGTCACCATGACCATTCCCCAGGGTTGTCCGGAAAAGGCCACCCTGAACATGACCGGCCCCATAGTCATCAATATATCCAGAAGAATGGGAATGCAGATCGCCCAGAGCGATCCGGAAATGAAGACAAAGATTGTCCTGTCAGAATTGCATCAAATCAACGGCGGGATAGGAAAAAAGTCATGA
- the csrA gene encoding carbon storage regulator CsrA produces MLILSRRLGESIHLGDDIVISILGIRGKQVKVGIEVPDDIPVYREEVFKRIQQENEMAVRTCTQDLVAAANIWTRKNKER; encoded by the coding sequence ATGCTCATATTGTCACGCCGCCTGGGTGAAAGCATACATCTGGGCGACGATATTGTCATATCCATTCTGGGAATCAGGGGAAAACAGGTCAAGGTGGGGATTGAAGTCCCTGACGACATCCCTGTGTACCGGGAAGAGGTATTTAAGAGAATTCAACAGGAAAACGAGATGGCCGTCAGGACATGTACCCAGGATCTCGTAGCTGCGGCAAATATATGGACAAGAAAGAACAAAGAAAGATAA
- a CDS encoding ARMT1-like domain-containing protein codes for MSKLPNISSSSGIHTGRDPYLDAWLLHFMLENNIEHLVNPKVNASAEQLRFMVDLKENQVFAPCTDWMFDNLLKGRMTRELKDEYIENWKRVVSLIHSSSGETYVRKKVVSLCKHLFQKALYSPFMIPSRLLKRMLDIFLSQNALQDPYLEEKSRCNRRALEFMNTHVFYRFISSCPDSTMGCEKIQDLRWELDLMELRRFFCLSTWSEIWNQDDFSPGSTLVEKEIGRQWDGFETVMTDLFGPDNVYSYKILYLPDSAGGIMFDLKIIQALIRLGHKVVLALKEGFYFKYPTLWDLDGDPVLAGALNEASLVQDSQISKKDFLKKQRENRLLVISDGTRERMNLYRTSITFARAWKESDLVIAKGNGNFRRLIQNSYLFTRDILAFYRDEQGEVHFRFKKKSPEVRKFIEKEIVIKAEEIKKSMLRARMEGQRVLFYSAIIGSIPGQTSTAIEVINQFVSYMRERMDQTFIVNPAEHFEHGMDGDDLMFMWEMVQRSGLIDVWRFQSVADIEKSFELMGKKVPPIWAGKDATYSTGCTKEMHIALEVQTKNPEMQIIGPSPEKFFRRREYGVGKFFDANIERENGRVTSYGI; via the coding sequence TTGAGCAAGCTCCCCAACATTTCCTCTTCTTCAGGCATCCACACAGGTCGTGATCCGTATCTGGATGCCTGGCTTTTGCATTTTATGCTGGAGAATAATATTGAACACTTGGTCAATCCCAAGGTCAACGCTTCTGCAGAACAACTCAGATTTATGGTCGATCTCAAGGAAAATCAGGTTTTTGCCCCGTGTACGGACTGGATGTTCGACAATCTCCTCAAGGGCAGGATGACCAGGGAACTCAAAGATGAGTATATAGAAAACTGGAAAAGAGTGGTCAGCCTTATCCACTCCTCTTCAGGAGAAACATACGTCCGCAAAAAGGTCGTGTCCCTGTGCAAACATCTTTTTCAAAAGGCCCTTTACTCTCCTTTTATGATTCCTTCGAGGCTCCTGAAAAGGATGCTGGATATTTTTCTCAGTCAGAACGCCCTTCAGGATCCTTATCTGGAGGAAAAGTCCAGGTGCAATCGCAGAGCCCTTGAGTTCATGAATACCCATGTATTTTACAGGTTCATCAGTTCCTGCCCGGATTCCACCATGGGCTGCGAAAAAATTCAGGACCTGCGGTGGGAACTGGATCTCATGGAGTTGAGACGCTTTTTCTGTCTTTCCACCTGGTCCGAAATCTGGAATCAGGATGACTTTTCTCCGGGATCAACCCTGGTGGAAAAGGAGATTGGCAGACAGTGGGACGGGTTCGAGACAGTCATGACCGATCTTTTCGGTCCGGACAACGTCTACAGCTATAAAATCCTGTATCTGCCGGACAGCGCCGGTGGAATAATGTTTGACCTTAAGATCATCCAGGCTTTGATAAGACTTGGTCATAAAGTCGTTTTGGCCCTTAAGGAAGGCTTTTACTTCAAGTATCCTACTTTGTGGGATCTGGATGGTGATCCGGTCCTGGCCGGAGCGCTCAATGAGGCCAGCCTGGTTCAGGACAGCCAGATATCCAAAAAGGATTTTTTAAAAAAGCAAAGAGAGAACAGACTGCTGGTCATCTCCGACGGGACCAGGGAGAGGATGAACCTCTACCGGACCAGCATAACCTTTGCCAGAGCCTGGAAAGAGTCTGATCTGGTCATTGCCAAGGGAAACGGCAACTTCAGAAGACTTATTCAGAACAGCTACCTGTTTACAAGGGATATTCTGGCTTTTTACCGGGATGAGCAGGGAGAGGTCCATTTCCGTTTCAAGAAAAAAAGCCCTGAGGTCCGCAAGTTCATTGAAAAGGAGATTGTTATCAAGGCTGAAGAGATCAAAAAGAGCATGCTCCGAGCCAGGATGGAAGGACAAAGAGTTCTGTTCTACAGTGCCATCATCGGGAGCATTCCAGGACAAACCAGCACGGCCATTGAGGTGATCAATCAGTTTGTCAGTTATATGCGGGAACGCATGGATCAGACCTTCATTGTTAATCCGGCTGAGCACTTTGAGCACGGCATGGACGGGGATGATCTGATGTTCATGTGGGAGATGGTCCAGCGCAGCGGACTCATAGATGTCTGGCGCTTCCAGAGTGTAGCCGATATTGAAAAGAGTTTCGAGTTGATGGGTAAAAAAGTTCCGCCCATCTGGGCTGGAAAAGATGCCACCTATTCCACCGGCTGCACCAAGGAAATGCATATCGCCCTGGAAGTGCAGACAAAAAATCCTGAGATGCAGATCATTGGCCC
- the flgM gene encoding flagellar biosynthesis anti-sigma factor FlgM: protein MQIKGLLTGLQTYEQSKIDKNKTGKGSDGSRTGSSSDKVTLSEGAKLYRSGLEQALTADEVRSEKIEELKAQIKDGTYQPDSRRIAEKMIREDMEGWFSRS, encoded by the coding sequence ATGCAGATTAAAGGATTACTCACCGGACTGCAGACATACGAACAGTCAAAAATAGATAAGAATAAGACCGGCAAAGGTTCTGACGGTTCCAGGACCGGTTCCTCATCGGACAAAGTAACCCTTTCAGAAGGGGCAAAGCTTTACCGGTCAGGACTTGAACAGGCCCTGACCGCCGACGAAGTAAGGTCGGAAAAAATCGAGGAACTCAAGGCCCAGATCAAGGATGGAACTTATCAACCGGATTCCCGGAGGATAGCTGAAAAGATGATTCGGGAAGACATGGAAGGCTGGTTCTCCAGGTCATGA
- a CDS encoding NAD(+)/NADH kinase — MTITSVILTTKNRSREAFALSLKIRAWLEENGIRVDLPSKELESCSDQSRQRADLIIVLGGDGTILSQARTMLDMDIPFIGVNLGKVGFLAEISPVSWKEQLAEVLSGSSHVSERVVLGYELISDDKVAARGCAINEIVVNRGEMARLICVELDLPGKVRQSIRSDGMIFSTPTGSTAYSVSAGGPLVHPDLDAMIITPICPFLHDFKPVVLPCSEPVLTWVSGAEADAYVTVDGQAGFRFKQGDRLRISRYNKDFKLLSYSGHTFMSKLVAKRFIKRR, encoded by the coding sequence ATGACCATAACTTCAGTAATTCTTACCACCAAAAACAGAAGCAGGGAAGCCTTTGCCCTTTCATTAAAAATCAGGGCCTGGCTTGAGGAAAACGGGATCCGGGTGGATCTTCCTTCAAAAGAACTGGAGTCCTGTTCGGACCAAAGCCGGCAGAGGGCTGATCTGATAATCGTTCTGGGGGGAGATGGAACCATACTTAGCCAGGCCCGGACTATGCTGGACATGGATATTCCCTTTATCGGGGTCAACCTGGGCAAGGTTGGTTTCCTGGCCGAGATTTCTCCTGTTTCCTGGAAGGAGCAGCTGGCTGAAGTCCTGTCAGGATCTTCCCATGTGTCGGAAAGGGTGGTCCTGGGCTATGAACTGATTAGTGATGACAAGGTTGCAGCCAGGGGTTGCGCCATAAACGAGATAGTGGTGAACAGGGGCGAAATGGCCAGGCTGATATGTGTTGAGCTGGATCTGCCCGGAAAAGTCAGGCAGAGTATCAGATCCGACGGGATGATTTTTTCCACGCCGACCGGTTCCACTGCTTACTCTGTTTCAGCTGGAGGGCCTTTGGTCCATCCGGATCTGGATGCCATGATCATTACTCCCATCTGTCCTTTTCTGCACGACTTCAAGCCGGTGGTTCTGCCGTGTTCCGAGCCTGTGCTGACCTGGGTTTCAGGGGCAGAGGCTGATGCATATGTGACTGTGGACGGTCAGGCTGGATTCAGGTTTAAGCAGGGCGACAGGCTCAGGATCTCACGTTACAACAAGGATTTCAAGCTGTTGAGTTATTCCGGCCACACCTTTATGTCCAAGCTGGTGGCCAAGAGATTTATTAAAAGGAGATAG
- a CDS encoding DVU0524 family FlgM-associated protein, whose protein sequence is MTINPTLVKNVLKTYDRQLVNGRRLARLSRYISVSTGETADADSRETKRRRLVERVAREIVENLITSDSRNPMVEEIKTDLNQELDTELIFHYPPSGEEMKILKTGKDGPEELTSRQREAVMGKLWEMTLKKVNDTML, encoded by the coding sequence ATGACCATAAATCCCACCCTGGTTAAAAACGTGCTTAAAACTTATGACCGCCAACTGGTCAATGGACGCAGGCTTGCCCGGCTGTCCAGGTATATTAGTGTAAGCACCGGGGAGACGGCTGATGCTGACTCCAGAGAAACCAAGAGAAGAAGACTGGTGGAGAGGGTCGCCCGGGAAATAGTTGAAAACCTCATCACTTCAGACAGCAGAAATCCCATGGTCGAGGAGATCAAGACGGACTTGAACCAGGAGCTGGATACAGAGCTGATATTTCATTATCCACCATCGGGTGAAGAAATGAAGATACTGAAGACGGGCAAGGATGGCCCAGAAGAATTGACCTCCAGGCAACGGGAGGCGGTCATGGGCAAGCTATGGGAAATGACATTGAAAAAAGTTAATGATACAATGCTTTGA